The Triticum urartu cultivar G1812 chromosome 6, Tu2.1, whole genome shotgun sequence genome includes the window atggatgccggtattgcccccgttccttctcTCTTTTGGTCTTGCTTTTAGATCTTGtgcttaggggcaatggtggttgcatctttagatttttggctaaatctagacttgagttggttggagaaggcaactagatcACCTAGATTGATGTTTGGtgggaatatttttgaatttggtaggccggtagtgccggatctgtcCACGGTAGTAGGAAACCACTGTTTCACCGCCTCGCGCTTTGAAACTGCTGTGTATCCGCCTCAAGccgtactaccgctccctttggagcggtactaccgcttggcctagggcggtactaccgctccctttggggcggtactaccgcttagggcggtactaccgcgggctggtcacggtactaccgctgcatgccAAATTTCCATCATTCTCCTACCCTCCCTTGATCTTTTGTTGTGTTGGTTGGCTTACGCTCGTTTCTTCTGGTTGCTTTGCCTCCTtttgtgtttggctccaggtgatgacattttcgagcagcaaggtcgccgtatcaaccccgggcgtgccacCTCCAAGCGCTACCGGACCTCAGAGCCtgccggtggttcctcgagcacccaaccgcctccagcaagtgctTCTGCAactgttcctccacctcctcagcaatcgaagcgagccgccaccaagccaaaagggaaggctgtgactgagatgaacagcaaggagttttgggagaagcgtcgccgcaacccctatacggtggaccaagaacccactttggtcaaccgtcCGTTCTGGAACCgatttcagtttgccatctacttcgatgtgatcaaggccaagaagaatctctatgTTGATGCTTGCCCCATTGACAccgatgctatggagaaggatcCAGAGTACTTTGGAGAAGCctttcagatgtgcactcagctgaacattctcaggatcatgcagttcaacaaggatttcgatgcggatttgttggctcaattctatgccactgtCCATCTTGGAACAGATAGcgacaggactctgacttggatgaccaatggcaagcggCTTTCTGTCAAGTGGCAGGCGTTCATGGAGTTATTTGATGTGGTGGACaacgggcttgagactcctgtcggtttccgTCCTCACCGCCATGTTACttccacccacaagcaagccctttggccctactgcactggGAAGGTTCATCCGGTCactgagaagaagacctatgagctgtgtccgtatctggacattctacatcgcatattccgtgagactctcttccctcgcattGGGAATCTGGATCAGGTTCACTCCTACCTTgtggacatgctccttttctgtcagcatgagaaggaagcaaacactggagagagcctggatatgtctcatgtcatgtggtctgaacttgtatctgccgtgtctgagcgcaagtgtcctatctatggtcccttcatcatgaggctcattgagagggcctgggcacagacttatcccagagtgCTGCTAGAAACTGGAGAGTTGGTGTcacatgagatcaagcgtctgaggaagaaggataACTGGTCAGCGCCTCACACAGGGGGTCCTTCTGCTACTGCTGCCACGGGAGgcccgtctgctgctgctgctgccatgggaaCTGAGGGTGAGGCTGCTCCTGATGCCCACGATGAGGACGTTAGCCACTTCAGTGCAGAACCATCTTGGGCCCAGAAGctcaagcgcaagatgaagaagctcttctgcatggagtctcatggtcagtacatgactcatgtggcggagaagaaTGCCAGGACGCGCCACAAGGAGATCATGCGTCAGTTGGGAGCCACAGTTGTTAGTGGGTCTGAGggacagatcactgaagaggaggactggattcatcagaactgtcactggaccgactccgatgccgagcaCTTCTCCacccacgatgaagatgcagagatgtgatgttcAGGACCTTCCTCGCTCATCACCTGAAGTCATAGTGTCCCTCTctgccctttttggtgtctcgatgccaaagggggagagagtttagggatttgtgttTGCGAGTGTGTCTTTGTGTCGTTCGTTTGCTTTGCTTTCTCGTTGTTGGTTTTGTTTGGTTTTGTGCTTGTGAGACCTAAGTTCCAgacatat containing:
- the LOC125512305 gene encoding uncharacterized protein LOC125512305, whose amino-acid sequence is MEKDPEYFGEAFQMCTQLNILRIMQFNKDFDADLLAQFYATVHLGTDSDRTLTWMTNGKRLSVKWQAFMELFDVVDNGLETPVGFRPHRHVTSTHKQALWPYCTGKVHPVTEKKTYELCPYLDILHRIFRETLFPRIGNLDQVHSYLVDMLLFCQHEKEANTGESLDMSHVMWSELVSAVSERKCPIYGPFIMRLIERAWAQTYPRVLLETGELVSHEIKRLRKKDNWSAPHTGGPSATAATGGPSAAAAAMGTEGEAAPDAHDEDVSHFSAEPSWAQKLKRKMKKLFCMESHGQYMTHVAEKNARTRHKEIMRQLGATVVSGSEGQITEEEDWIHQNCHWTDSDAEHFSTHDEDAEM